From the Labeo rohita strain BAU-BD-2019 chromosome 21, IGBB_LRoh.1.0, whole genome shotgun sequence genome, the window TGAGATTGgtaactgtgttttttgtttctttgataCAATGGCAATTTGGTTTTCAAATCTCAGGATAGTATCATATTTTCTGCAAGGGCCAGGCATTGCTGGTCGTCCTCTGTTTCTGTGTCTGATCTGTGTTGAACGTTACCTGGCAGTGGTTCATCctgtaacttttttaaaatacaaacctCTCAGATATAGAGTGATCTGCTGCTCTGTGGTCTGGATAATCACTCTTGGATCCTGTTtgttttgcatgttcattttaatgGCACTAAATGTTGTTGCACATGGATGGTTCTTTGCACTGCAGTTTGCCCTTTACCTCTCCATccagttgttttgtcttgtggctgttctcagagctctgaagcagtcaggaccaggagacagaatgagagaaagagaagaggaaAATAACATAAAGAGAAGAGCGTTTTATCTAATTCTAATAACTACTGTGAACACGATTTTCATATATGTCCCATTTACTGCCTCAGGAATTGTTCGTATTGTGATGAAGCAAAACAGTCTGCCACTGCGGCTGTCTGCTTTGATTTGTTACGCACTGGCTGGTTTTGTTCAGCCTGTTCTGTATCTTCACCGCACTGGAAAACTCTCCTGCCTCTGTTCCTCATAAGCTACTCATAAGGCACTGGATTTCCATGTGTTGATACTTCACCGAAACATCTTCTTAAGTTTTGACCTGAAGACCTCCCAGGCTTTGATTTTCAATATATTTGTAAGTCTAtgatgtttttagttttaagtcATTCAGGTTACAGTATATGATATTTGAtagaaacaggaaaaaaaacgaATTTAGCTATATAAGCCTGACAATGTTTATTGCTCATTCAAGAGACTGATTTAAATTGATTCATAACTATTATGATTCATCACAATACACACTTATGGCTTTATATAGGATACAAATCCATAAGCTTTATTTGAATGGATAAATGAACTGAACGTAGGTTTAAACTGTATGCCAAAGTGAATACATCATGAGATTCTGGCTGAGGTGTCACTGTGaaagaatttttattataataggcATCATTTGCTTTACTCTACTAAAGAGTGTTCTTTAAACTGTGTAAATGCTTCATCTGTAGAGTTAGAAAATTGCCTCAACAGTCACCGACAAGTCAcaagtcaaaaataaaaataacatgctcaTATATTAGTCTTTTGCCAAgagttacatatttttaataacagatggtgtgaaaagctgtgtgtctCTCTGAATGGTCCATCTCAGAATGTGAAGCCTGTAAATAAAGAAGACGATTCTGCCATGAGACGAATAGGAGGTTAGGCATCTCACAGTAACTTATTCACTTTCAAAGACATTCCCTGTGTAAAATAACTATTCCAGTTGCAACAAACTGATAGTACATCTGAAtataaaattgtcattatttattaatcctCATGTTTCCGACCTATGAGTGGGAAAGACCACAAATATAATCTAGTCTATTTTATGTAACTTTAAAGGAGTTATCATATCAGGCTATACAGCCTGAACAATTAAAAGGTTCACAACTATACATTGTACATCATAACTGACACACAGCATCTGAAAATTGTACATCTGTAAACTACATAAACTGTACAATTGTAAATAACATATCTgcacattaatttaaataactatATGTTTTTCCTCTGTATTTCTGCTTCTGtatatattgaattatttagttttctgtttttttttatattagtgtTATATAATCTCTACTGTGTAGTGTGTTTGCACACTGTCTTTACTTTCTTCTGCACAGGAAGCTCTTGTCGCCAAGTCAAATAAACAGGGCTTGACATTAACTACATAAACATAAactacttttacattttacatgatTTAAGTCtactaaaatttatttaaattgatttccaTGTCTTCTACAGAAGAAACAGAAGCagctgaagtggcatttagatgcatttacacatttaatgaagctaaaatgtagcataaaagcattttttaacattgcaaaattgcaaaataatgttatgagctttatgtttaaaatcaagtttttaatataaaaatatgaaatgttggAAAAAAAGGCAACGATAAGCTACTtctaaatatgaaattaaaccgccaataggtggcagcaagtgaatgagtcattgagtcatgcCGTCAGTTCAAACTcttgtttaaaattaatatcaaaTCATGCTATGCGGCGTCTTTTTAAAAggcttaaagtgcccctattatgccattttaaaggttgctaatattctTTTAAtggactcccaaaacaggtttacatgtatgcaaggtcaaaaaacacttcagttttccccaaaaatagattgaattttaccccatttctaaatgattcctaaACGACTCATGCGAAGCAGtttgaagaatcagtctctctaaacccctcctttccgtgagccctcactgctgtgattggtcagatggcgcagtcctttatgattggactaccgcgtacagcgtgtcggagaacgaaacgcccattgccattaCTGAACgacagccctggagacttgtcaatacatagaaaagatggcatcgattttaccataacaattccagccagagtctgatgatgaaacggctgaagtggctgatcgataTGTTAAcacggtctaccgtggaaagtgctcgcaatttgcttttataaccGAACCGGGcgcacctctatgttgtaaacttcaacattgtataatgcattaaacggctttcacaccgaacgcggaaagcgctgcgctgtcgctgggttcagtgcagccctttcAGAGCACAGCgacaaaagttcatttgaacaactcatttgaactttatcTGCGGCGTGCACGCTCCACTGCGCGTCCGCTTTGTTGGAGACCGAAACAAGTCGTCCTCGCGCGGCGGaagcaattaaaatgaatgggtttcatagcacagcgctttctgcattcggtgtgaaagccgcttcgtgcgcCATCTTTTATCAGTACttaaactaatgagacagacagacagtcaagctgcatcaatcacaaattgtcagactacagtgggtccacagctgaactacagaagcgtgatttagccggttagcatgacatgtgcagggttacacaacataacatacacaactacgttttttgaacgatcgctagaaaatacaaactttgtagattcatcatcttttggaagtgaatataaaacagttttacttacAGCGTATGATACAGCGTCTTCCCTATAATGTACGTGTAATTTCCATGTGACCTAAACCCCATGAAAATGTATGGGTGGGCAAGTTGTTCatgacgtagaacgtgggcggacattatgcaaatctgttacttcgtgacgtgtggccataacagaaaaagatttgaattcctgacgacttgtttaggcaaatgtgagtcgactctttttttgatagacaataactttatgtatcgtgcactgtcggcttcacaactttgcagatagtttatgttcacatacagctacatgacacactccATGAAAGGACATATTTGAAaacgcataataggggcactttaaatgAGGCATATATTTCTCAAACTGCAAATAGATTTAATTTCATccttatatttcaaaaatatatttcaaaatgtatttcagggtcataaatgtacattttccaatCTTATAGTAGTACACTTAGGCTAAATGCTAataaagagttcatttgcaaaaaaaaaaaaattatatatatatatatatatatatatatatatatatatatatatatatatatatatatatatcttcgttattattttcataaatcgtgttttttattgtgtgtgtattgttatttttattatttttttttttttagttaatattatttaatcaaaacaacccaactgtagtttgattgatattacttGGAATGCAGAGGGAAAAATTAATGGTCTGTACGTGAAATAAGCCATGGATGATGAAAGATGTACTTTTGCATCTGTCGCTTAAACGCATTCGTTTTGGTTTCTGAAGTTACCAATAAATGGTAGTACAAAATTGAGTAtcataaaatgtgttatttccATTTATTGTTTGCATAGCTGATGTACTGTGTGATgatgagaaaataaaatcattacttGTGAAATCTGAGCATTGAGACGGAGCATTCACTTTTCAGGTGACAAACTCcttttaattcagattttatttttttttaaagttgtcctgTGT encodes:
- the LOC127152185 gene encoding chemokine XC receptor 1-like, with the protein product MNNSTVTFTTLASSANSTTQSIGLIDSLQLFICSFTFLFGIPTHSYVIWLIITGTGNGLASEFFIINLSVSEIGNCVFCFFDTMAIWFSNLRIVSYFLQGPGIAGRPLFLCLICVERYLAVVHPVTFLKYKPLRYRVICCSVVWIITLGSCLFCMFILMALNVVAHGWFFALQFALYLSIQLFCLVAVLRALKQSGPGDRMREREEENNIKRRAFYLILITTVNTIFIYVPFTASGIVRIVMKQNSLPLRLSALICYALAGFVQPVLYLHRTGKLSCLCSS